From Microtus pennsylvanicus isolate mMicPen1 chromosome 10, mMicPen1.hap1, whole genome shotgun sequence, one genomic window encodes:
- the LOC142858376 gene encoding olfactory receptor 10J1-like, with amino-acid sequence MMRRNHTVVSEFVFQGFSSFQEFKLTLFTIFLTLYLLTLTGNVIIVIIISIDRHLHTPMYFFLSMLSTSETVYTLVIVPRMLSSLVGSSQSISLAGCATQMFFFITLAINNCFLLTAMGYDRYVAICNPLRYTVIMNKGVCAQLVWGSCSIGLLVAIIQIASVFRAPFCDKEVAHYFCDIRPVMKLSCADTTLHDIVNFIISSLVIVVPMGLVFISYVLIISTILKIASAEGRRKAFATCASHLTVVIIHYGCASIAYLKPKSENTRDQDQLISVTYTVFTPLLNPVVYTLRNKEVKDAIYRAIRKKTLA; translated from the coding sequence ATGATGAGAAGAAACCACACAGTGGTGAGCGAATTTGTTTTCCAAGGTTTCTCCAGCTTCCAGGAATTTAAGCTTACTCTCTTTACGATATTTCTGACCTTGTACCTGCTAACCCTGACTGGCAATGTCATTATTGTGATAATTATCAGCATTGATCGTCACCTTCATActcccatgtacttttttcttAGTATGCTTTCTACTTCAGAGACAGTGTACACACTGGTTATTGTGCCACGGATGCTTTCCAGCCTTGTAGGTTCAAGCCAATCCATTTCTTTGGCTGGCTGTGCTACCCAGATGTTCTTTTTCATTACTTTGGCCATTAACAACTGTTTTCTGCTCACAGCAATGGGATATGACCGCTACGTAGCCATCTGCAATCCCTTGAGGTACACAGTCATCATGAATAAGGGGGTATGTGCCCAGCTAGTATGGGGGTCCTGCAGCATTGGGCTGCTTGTGGCCATAATTCAAATAGCATCTGTGTTCAGGGCACCTTTCTGTGACAAAGAGGTAGCTCACTATTTCTGTGACATCCGCCCTGTTATGAAACTGTCTTGTGCTGATACTACTCTACATGACATAGTGAACTTTATCATCAGCTCACTGGTTATTGTGGTGCCCATGGGCTTGGTTTTCATCTCGTACGTtctcatcatctccaccatcctCAAGATTGCCTCTgctgagggaaggaggaaggcctTTGCAACTTGTGCCTCCCACCTCACTGTGGTCATCATCCACTACGGCTGTGCCTCTATTGCCTACCTCAAGCCCAAATCAGAGAACACCAGAGATCAAGACCAGCTGATCTCAGTAACTTATACTGTTTTTACTCCTCTGCTCAACCCTGTGGTATATACCTTGAGAAACAAAGAAGTCAAGGACGCCATTTACCGTGCTATTAGGAAAAAAACTCTTGCCTAG